Genomic DNA from Streptomyces sp. NBC_01571:
CAGCCGCAACGGCTATGGGCGTTGCGGCGGTTGCACGGGACCGTTGCGTGACCGTTGCGCGTCCATGCCACCTGAGCTGCGGAAACGCCGAAGTCTCGTCCTGGAACAGTGGCGGATCGGGGCCGTCGGGCGCTGCGATGCCAGCAGAAGGGCTTCTGCTGCGCGCGTCGCCGCGGCTAGGAGCGTGTCTCGGTAACGAGCAAGGGGCTCGCTGGCCGTGATCGATGGGATCGGTCGCGGCCGTTTCGTGTGCACCTGTGAGGCCGTGGTTGGGTCCTTCCCGGCTGTTGTTCGGCTGGTAGGGCCTGTGGCGTGGGCCGGGGGGCCTGGCTGGTCAGCCGGCCTGGGCGGCGAGCCCGGAGTGTCGGAAGATCTTGCGGAGGTTGTGGCAGGCGGCGAGCAGTCGCCACTCACCGCGGGCGCCGTCCTCGCCACGCAGGAGGAGCTGGCGGCCGTTCTGGCAGGTCATGACCTGTCCGAAGACAGGTTCGACGATGGCTTTGCGGCGGCTGTATGCCTTCCGGCCGGGTTTGGTCCGCAGTTTGCGGGCCATGCGCTCCTTCAGCGTGGCGTCCTTGGGGATGCGTCCGCGTGGAGCGGGCGGGACCTGCTCGTCGTGGGCGAGTCGGCCGGTGGCCATGAAGGTGTCGGTGCCGCAGGCCAGTTGGCGCTCGTTCGCGGCTTCGAGGTTGGTCTCGGAGCAGTACCCGGCGTCGACCAGGGCCTGCTTGGGGTGGATGCCGGTGTTGTGGGCGGACTGGTCGAGCATCGTGGTGTAGTTCAGTGCGTCGGAGGGGTTGGTCGTCACGTCGGCGGCGGTGATGACCTGGTGTTCTTCGTCGACGACGGCCTGGGCGTTGTAGGCCTGGATGTAGGCGCCGTCGCTGTTCTTCATGATCCGCGAGTCGGGGTCGGTGAAGTTGGCCTGGGCTTTGGGCTTGGGACGGGCCTTGGCGGCGGCCGCTTCCCCGGCGTCGGTGACGGCCTGCTCGTCGCTGCTGGCGGCACGTTCCTGACGGCGGCGTTCCTTGTCCTCGGCGTGGGCGCGGGCCTTGGCGGCGGCCTCGGCCTCGATCTGCGCGCGGGCGGCCTGCAGCTTCGCCAGGCGTTTCTCACGCCGGTCCAGCTCGGCGGGCAGGTCCGCCTCCTTGCCGTCCACGCCGAAGGTGTCGTCCTCGGCTTCGTCGGCGGCCTCGGCGTCGGTCAGCAGGGCGTGGGCCTTCGCTTCCAGAGCGGCGATCTCGGCCTCTATCCGCTCTTCCTTGTCGACCAGGCGGCCGTAGCTCATCGCCTTGTGTTTGGAGGCGCTGGCCTCCAGTTTCGTGCCGTCCAGCGCGACGCGTCCCATCTTGACCATGCCGAGTGTCTGTGCGAGGTGCAGGGACTGGGTGAACAGACCGGCCAGCGCGTCGAGGTGGCGGCGGCGGAAGCGGGCGATCGAGCGGAAGTCCGGTTCCTGGCCGGCGGCCAGGAACCGGAACGCGACATCGTCGGCCAGGCGGCGCTCGATCGCCCGGGAGGAGCGGACGCCGGTGGTGTAGCCGTAGATCAGCAGTCGTACCATCAGCCGCGGATCGTAGGGCGGGTAGCCGCGCTTTTCGGTGTAGTCCGCCAGGACCGGTCCGAGGTCGAGCACCTCATCGACCAGGTCGGCGACGAACCGGGCCAGGTGGCCCTCGGGCAGCCAGTCGTCCAGCGACGGCGGCAGCAGCAGGACCTGATGCGGATCGAAGGGCCGAAACGTCTTGTCCACCGCCGCCAGCTGACCCTGCGGCCGCTTCTTCCCGACCGGCTCGACCTCGAACAGCCCCTCGCCACCACGCATACCGTGATCATCCCGTATGAATAATCACGAACCGCAGGCGGGTTGCCGGTTACTGAGACACGCTCCTAGCTTGTGGGACCGCCGAGGAGCCGTGCACGAGGACGCCGTGGCGACCGGATTCCCTCCATTTGCCGTTGAAAACAGAGGCCTTGAGGAGCACACGTGCTCAACCCCGTTGTGATGAAGTCCGACCTGCTGTTCAGCCTGCGTGACACGCTGCGCTCAGAGACGTTCGTCGAGGTGGTCACCCCTACGGTGCGCAGAGCCGACCTCGGCCCGGGACGTCGCGTGCCGGTCGATCTCGACGGGGGCCGCTTCCTGCGGGCGATGATCGGCCCGGCGCTGCGCGTGAACATGGAGCACCACCGGCGGGTCTTCGAAATCGGTCAGTGCTTCCGGCCCGAGAAGCCGGACGAGCTGCACGCGCCCGAGTTCCAGATGCTCGACCTCTACGCCGCCGACGAGAATTTCGAGTTCCTGTTCGCGCTGGCCGAGCGCCTGGTCGTCCCGCACATCCGTTACACCCCCGAGCGGGTCTCTGTCGCCGGCCACATCCATGACGTCTTCGGCATCGACCTGCGCCGCGAGCCCCTCGGCGATCTGCCCGCACAGATGGCCGCCCACCTGGACATGGGTACCGAGGTGCCGTTCAAGACGGTGCTCGGCCGGTTCGTGGAGCGCGAACTGGAGACCCAGAGCACGGGTGCCGCACTGTTCCTGACCGAGTACCCGATCGGCGGGGACGAGCCGTGCGCCCGTCTCACACCGGGCACGACCGCCGTCCTCAACCGTTTCGAGGTCCTGATCGACGGCCTCGAAGTCGTGCACGGCTACGAGGACGAGCCCGACCGGGCCGCGTTCGTCGAGCGGGCCCGTGCGGTGGACCTGTACGACGACGAGCAGGCCCTGGCGTGGAAGGCGATCGACGCCGGGCAAGCGCCGGCCCACAGCGTCGGGCTCGGCATCGGCATCGAGCGGCTGTGTATGGCCGCCTCCGGCATCAAGGACATCAGCGTCTTCCAGCAGTCGGCCCAGTTCTGACCGCCACCCTTCCGAAAGGAGCCGCGATGTCCTTGTCGCTGCGCCCGCTCGACGACAGCGGCTTCGGCGCCGTCGTCGACTGCAACCTCGCGACCGAAGCCGAAGGACTCGCGCCCCAGCTGGCGCGAGCCCTGCACCAGCACAGGCTGCTGGTCGTGCCCCGCCAGCACCTGACCCACGCCGATCTCCTGACCGTCGCCTCCTGCTTCGGAACGGTGGACACGAGCATCGACCGTCGCTATGCCGTCGGCGGCTTTCCCGGGCTGACCGTCATCAGCAACATCGTCGAGGACGGCGAGTACGTCGGCATCTACGACGGGGACGACGAGGAGGAATGGCACGCCGACAACAGCTTCAAGCCACAGCTGACCGCCGTGACGCTGCTGTACTCGGTCATCACCCCCGAGGAAGGCGGCGAGACCCGCTTCGCCGACGCGACCCGCGCCTACACCGGCCTCCCCCCGGCGGCACGGCAGCGGATCGAGAAGATGCGCGCGGTGCACTCCATCCAGCAGCTCGGCGCGTTGCAGAGCCAGGCCAGCGGCGGGCAGTCGTCGGCCGCGGCCGGGAGCCTCGCCGGCCAGCCAGAGGTCGAGCACCCGCTCGCCCTGACCCATCC
This window encodes:
- a CDS encoding amino acid--tRNA ligase-related protein encodes the protein MLNPVVMKSDLLFSLRDTLRSETFVEVVTPTVRRADLGPGRRVPVDLDGGRFLRAMIGPALRVNMEHHRRVFEIGQCFRPEKPDELHAPEFQMLDLYAADENFEFLFALAERLVVPHIRYTPERVSVAGHIHDVFGIDLRREPLGDLPAQMAAHLDMGTEVPFKTVLGRFVERELETQSTGAALFLTEYPIGGDEPCARLTPGTTAVLNRFEVLIDGLEVVHGYEDEPDRAAFVERARAVDLYDDEQALAWKAIDAGQAPAHSVGLGIGIERLCMAASGIKDISVFQQSAQF
- a CDS encoding IS1182 family transposase, translating into MFEVEPVGKKRPQGQLAAVDKTFRPFDPHQVLLLPPSLDDWLPEGHLARFVADLVDEVLDLGPVLADYTEKRGYPPYDPRLMVRLLIYGYTTGVRSSRAIERRLADDVAFRFLAAGQEPDFRSIARFRRRHLDALAGLFTQSLHLAQTLGMVKMGRVALDGTKLEASASKHKAMSYGRLVDKEERIEAEIAALEAKAHALLTDAEAADEAEDDTFGVDGKEADLPAELDRREKRLAKLQAARAQIEAEAAAKARAHAEDKERRRQERAASSDEQAVTDAGEAAAAKARPKPKAQANFTDPDSRIMKNSDGAYIQAYNAQAVVDEEHQVITAADVTTNPSDALNYTTMLDQSAHNTGIHPKQALVDAGYCSETNLEAANERQLACGTDTFMATGRLAHDEQVPPAPRGRIPKDATLKERMARKLRTKPGRKAYSRRKAIVEPVFGQVMTCQNGRQLLLRGEDGARGEWRLLAACHNLRKIFRHSGLAAQAG
- a CDS encoding TauD/TfdA family dioxygenase, with amino-acid sequence MSLSLRPLDDSGFGAVVDCNLATEAEGLAPQLARALHQHRLLVVPRQHLTHADLLTVASCFGTVDTSIDRRYAVGGFPGLTVISNIVEDGEYVGIYDGDDEEEWHADNSFKPQLTAVTLLYSVITPEEGGETRFADATRAYTGLPPAARQRIEKMRAVHSIQQLGALQSQASGGQSSAAAGSLAGQPEVEHPLALTHPVTGARSLLLGSMVIRCVTGLSDQDSRALIDDLLEHTTRAPYHYSHRWSQGDLVVWDNLATLHTASPCDSSRHPRLLYRAAVRQHAASRGSEG